Proteins found in one Anopheles aquasalis chromosome 3, idAnoAquaMG_Q_19, whole genome shotgun sequence genomic segment:
- the LOC126577493 gene encoding regulator of MON1-CCZ1 complex: MDTAHYYLELSPDPVRFDGTGLLTNVFFDDAKQQVIAVRSGGATGVVVKGARDGESFVFCMDLNSAEAPDAQIRSIKFSTDNQMLAVQRNETSVEFISFGPNHRPNPQDMLLFKGKNTIYGFVWIQERQVALFTNVGVEILMVNYEKRSLKSIKSLNITVNWFSYCPTSKFALLSSNVGTILTPIILKPSTITKLPRLELGLEQGCMGKDVTLAQLYGTNAILILRQPSNRPYEVVIYLLNGPGLAPKKSHILKLGQSGRFAMNIVDDVVIVHHQATASSMLFDIALSSSETEHGSGATIHSPIIPAKPIRPFQLEVPSISLDGKTINCELYTKDWVLFQPNIVIDSKLGCLWFVQLKLSALCALITDRLRLVEFLLQRSDGKAVILTVLKEMMSTGYSGTMLPVVEGIFNKLNALYKSVLDSELQNQMALISVAKSPMKAPVVPRVFIDQGDLYTAVFSTIIDTPQLGKILLLYLNSLARHGISANHELSKALLIDLVEHRQFDTLQLLLKHSALNESKALACFLLSLSNAAYPIVSQMALDMLSRLNANEIILEVLLERGQIIDALRLAKQMPGADSLPARKYLEAAYRTNDPLIFHSVFNFFQMKNVRLRGSPDFLKHEQCGEYVHYYQSLIANQCL, from the exons ATGGACACCGCGCATTATTATTTGGAACTTTCGCCGGATCCGGTGCGATTCGATGGCACGGGATTGCTGACCAACGTATTCTTCGACGATGCGAAACAACAG GTGATAGCAGTTCGTTCCGGTGGTGCCACgggagtggtggtgaagggggcCAGGGACGGAGAGAGCTTCGTGTTCTGTATGGATCTAAACTCTGCAGAAGCACCGGATGCGCAAATACGCTCGATCAAGTTCTCCACCGACAATCAAATGCTGGCCGTGCAGCGAAATGAAACCTCCGTCGAATTCATCAGCTTCGGACCCAACCACCGGCCAAACCCGCAGGACATGCTGCTGTTCAAAGGCAAGAACACGATTTATGGGTTCGTCTGGATACAGGAACGACAGGTTGCTTTATTCACGAACGTCGGCGTCGAAATACTGATGGTGAACTACGAGAAACGTTCTCTGAAATCCATCAAATCCCTCAACATCACCGTCAATTGGTTTAGCTACTGTCCGACATCGAAATTTGCATTACTGTCCTCGAACGTGGGCACAATTTTAACGCCAATCATACTGAAACCATCCACCATTACCAAACTGCCTCGGTTGGAAC TCGGTCTCGAGCAGGGTTGCATGGGAAAGGACGTAACGCTAGCACAACTCTACGGTACCAACGCGATATTGATACTACGGCAACCCTCGAATCGTCCGTATGAAGTCGTTATCTACTTGCTGAATGGTCCCGGACTGGCACCGAAGAAATCACACATTCTCAAGCTTGGCCAGAGTGGCCGCTTTGCGATGAACATTGTGGACGATGTCGTGATTGTGCATCACCAAGCTACAGCCAGCTCAATGTTGTTCGACATAGCGCTGAGTAGTAGCGAAACGGAGCACGGTTCCGGGGCCACCATTCATTCACCTATAATACCGGCCAAACCGATCCGACCCTTTCAACTCGAGGTTCCTTCGATCTCACTCGATGGCAAAACGATCAACTGCGAACTGT ACACCAAAGACTGGGTGCTGTTTCAACCAAATATCGTTATCGATTCGAAGCTGGGATGCCTATGGTTCGTGCAGCTTAAACTCAGTGCACTGTGTGCGCTCATCACGGATCGGTTACGGTTGGTAGAGTTTTTGCTACAACGCTCCGATGGAAAAGCGGTCATTCTAACGGTTTTGAAGGAAATGATGAGCACCGGCTACAGTGGCACTATGCTTCCCGTGGTCGAGGGTATTTTTAACAAACTGAACGCACTCTACAAAAGTGTACTAGACAGCGAACTGCAAAACCAAATGGCGCTGATTTCGGTGGCAAAATCGCCGATGAAAGCACCCGTGGTACCGCGAGTATTCATCGATCAGGGAGATTTGTACACGGCTGTGTTTTCGACCATAATCGATACCCCGCAGCTGGGCAAGATATTGCTCCTGTATCTGAATTCGCTAGCACGCCATGGTATAAGTGCAAATCACGAACTCAGCAAGGCACTACTGATCGATCTGGTCGAGCACCGACAGTTTGACACCCTACAGTTGCTGCTCAAACATTCCGCCTTGAATGAATCCAAAGCGTTGGCCTGCTTTCTGCTGTCCTTATCGAACGCTGCCTACCCAATTGTTTCGCAGATGGCCCTCGATATGCTATCAAGGTTGAATGCGAATGAAATTATactggaggtgctgctggaacgaGGACAAATCATAGACGCACTCCGGTTGGCCAAGCAGATGCCAGGTGCTGACTCCTTGCCGGCCAGAAAGTATCTGGAGGCGGCATATCGAACGAATGATCCGCTTATCTTTCATTCTGTTTTCAACtttttccaaatgaaaaatgtgcgTCTCCGTGGCTCGCCGGACTTTTTGAAAC ATGAACAATGTGGCGAGTATGTGCACTACTATCAAAGTTTAATTGCGAATCAATGCTTATAA
- the LOC126574102 gene encoding protein PBDC1, protein MDVLSRPAEEFTNDGTVEELWAVQAVDHAEVHFNLLCSVDPRYLRLTRYDDELYDQFRRIFPDMNVRVIDENDLKSSEGKTKWRAYMAKFSGLDDYSVGTLLRANAEEEFRPENAILVVRAQFWAIEIARNREGANDCIRDKFRGYLVNKEDE, encoded by the coding sequence ATGGACGTCCTATCGAGACCGGCAGAAGAATTCACCAACGACGGCACGGTCGAGGAGCTGTGGGCAGTCCAGGCAGTCGATCACGCCGAGGTACACTTTAATCTTCTGTGCAGCGTGGACCCCCGGTATTTACGATTGACGCgctacgacgacgagctgTACGACCAGTTTCGACGCATTTTTCCCGACATGAACGTGCGCGTAATAGATGAGAATGACCTCAAAAGTTCCGAGGGAAAGACGAAATGGAGAGCCTACATGGCGAAATTCAGCGGTCTGGACGATTACAGCGTGGGGACGTTACTGCGCGCCAACGCCGAGGAAGAATTTCGACCGGAAAACGCCATCCTAGTGGTGAGGGCGCAGTTTTGGGCCATCGAGATCGCGCGAAACCGTGAGGGCGCCAACGACTGCATCCGGGACAAGTTCCGTGGATACCTGGTAAATAAGGAGGACGAATAA
- the LOC126574103 gene encoding NADH dehydrogenase [ubiquinone] 1 beta subcomplex subunit 7: MGNYVSLYLTNPKGTPVPLTEPSFDPNLGFPQGRKERVMIATQEEMEAAKLPLEARDYCAHKLIQYRACRSDVWPWAYKCAHEKHEYLNCEYEDYILRLKEYEREKRLLQRKLKIEKKQAQELAA; the protein is encoded by the exons ATGGGCAATTACGTGTCGCTTTACTTGACCAATCCCAAGGGAACCCCGGTGCCGCTAACGGAACCAAGTTTTGATCCCAATCTGGGCTTCCCGCAGGGCCGCAAGGAACGAG TAATGATTGCTACGCAGGAGGAAATGGAAGCCGCCAAGTTGCCGCTGGAAGCCCGGGATTACTGCGCGCATAAATTGATCCAATACCGCGCCTGCCGGAGCGACGTGTGGCCCTGGGCGTACAAGTGTGCCCACGAGAAGCACGAGTACTTGAACTGCGAATACGAAGA TTACATCCTACGGCTGAAGGAGTACGAGCGCGAGAAGCGGTTGCTGCAGCGAAAactgaaaatcgaaaagaagcaAGCACAGGAACTGGCCGCTTAA